The following coding sequences are from one Motacilla alba alba isolate MOTALB_02 chromosome 4, Motacilla_alba_V1.0_pri, whole genome shotgun sequence window:
- the POU4F2 gene encoding POU domain, class 4, transcription factor 2: MMMSLSSKQPFGLPHGGGSGGGLHETKYSALHTASPCPSAGAAAPAASSPSSTGSGGSAGRGSGSGPGGSGGSGSSSGSGPGGSGGGAEAMRRACLPAPPSNIFGGLDESLLARAEALAAVDIVSPSKSHHHHPPHHSPFKPDATYHTMNTIPCTSAASSSSVPISHPSALSGTHHHHHHHHHHHHQPHQALEGELLEHLTPGLALGAMAAPDGAVVSTPGHAPHMAGMNPMHPAALGMAHAHGLPAHMGCMSDVDADPRDLEAFAERFKQRRIKLGVTQADVGSALANLKIPGVGSLSQSTICRFESLTLSHNNMIALKPILQAWLEEAEKSHREKLAKPELFSGAEKKRKRTSIAAPEKRSLEAYFALQPRPSSEKIAAIAEKLDLKKNVVRVWFCNQRQKQKRMKYSAGI; encoded by the exons ATGATGATGTCTCTGAGCAGCAAGCAGCCTTTCGGCCTCCCCcacggcggcggcagcggcggcggcctCCACGAAACCAAGTACTCGGCCCTGCACACCGCCTCGCCCTGTCCCTccgccggcgccgccgcccccgccgccagctcccccagcagcaccggcagcggcggctccgccggacgcggctccggctccggccccggcggcagcggcggctccggctccAGCTCGGGCTCCGgccccggcggcagcggcggcggcgcggaggCGATGCGGCGGGCCTGCCTGCCCGCCCCTCCG AGCAATATATTCGGCGGTCTGGACGAGAGCCTGCTGGCCCGCGCCGAAGCCCTGGCAGCGGTGGACATCGTCTCCCCGAGCAAgagccaccaccaccacccgCCGCACCACAGCCCCTTCAAGCCGGACGCCACGTACCACACCATGAACACCATCCCCTGCACCTcggccgcctcctcctcctccgtgCCCATCTCCCACCCGTCCGCCCTGTCGGGcacccaccaccaccatcaccaccaccaccaccaccaccaccagcccCACCAGGCGCTGGAGGGGGAACTCTTGGAGCACCTGACGCCGGGGCTGGCGCTGGGGGCCATGGCGGCCCCCGACGGCGCCGTGGTCTCCACGCCGGGCCACGCTCCGCACATGGCCGGCATGAACCCCATGCACCCGGCGGCGCTGGGCATGGCCCACGCCCACGGGCTGCCGGCCCACATGGGCTGCATGAGCGACGTGGACGCCGACCCCCGCGACTTGGAGGCCTTTGCCGAGCGCTTCAAGCAGCGCCGCATCAAGCTGGGGGTGACCCAGGCCGACGTGGGCTCGGCGCTGGCCAACCTGAAGATCCCGGGGGTGGGCTCCCTCAGCCAGAGCACCATCTGCCGCTTCGAGTCCCTCACCCTCTCCCACAACAACATGATCGCCCTCAAACCCATCCTGCAGGCGTGGCTGGAGGAGGCCGAGAAGTCCCACCGCGAGAAACTGGCCAAGCCCGAGCTCTTCAGCGGCGCGGAGAAGAAGCGCAAGCGGACCTCCATCGCCGCCCCCGAGAAGCGCTCGCTGGAGGCCTATTTCGCCCTGCAGCCCCGGCCCTCCTCCGAGAAGATCGCCGCCATCGCCGAGAAGCTGGACCTCAAGAAGAACGTGGTCCGCGTCTGGTTCTGCAACCAGCGCCAGAAGCAGAAGCGCATGAAGTACTCGGCGGGCATCTGA
- the LOC119700462 gene encoding collagen alpha-1(III) chain-like, with translation MRRVFPGTNRWIGAASAEQEAQPWGRPGETPEPSRRREPGGSGGEPAPRLRLSAPRKDEFGGASAPWTTWMSGERLGLPPGLAEQHPRRGGPSRSPLTAAPGPARGPLRGGAGEAALGRGGVNPLNDVQT, from the exons ATGCGCCGCGTTTTTCCAGGAACAAATCGATGGATCGGGGCGGCGAGCGCGGAACAGGAGGCGCAGCCCTGGGGCCGCCCGG GTGAGACCCCCGAGCCCTCCCGGAGGAGGGAGCCCGGCGGCTCAGGAGGGGAACCTGCCCCGCGGCTGCGGCTCAGCGCGCCCCGCAAAG ATGAGTTTGGAGGAGCGAGCGCGCCGTGGACAACCTGGATGAGCggggagaggctggggctgcccccggggctggcagagcagcaccctCGGCGCGGTGGCCCCTCACGGTCGCCCCTCACGgcggcgccgggcccggcccggggcccGCTCCGTGGCGGGGCCGGGGAAGCCGCTCTGGGCCGAGGCGGAGTAAACCCGCTTAATGATGTGCAGACGTGA